In Mytilus trossulus isolate FHL-02 chromosome 10, PNRI_Mtr1.1.1.hap1, whole genome shotgun sequence, the DNA window TAGAAAGCCCTTCCAGTATATTGAAGAAATTGACAATTTCCCAGACCCTAAAACTTTTAACGAAATTTATATCATTCCATATAAGCcggttaaaatgaaaaatgttgcaAAAATTTCACCGGCTTTTACAAAATGGACAGATGattactttatttcattgaaaGAACCCAGTGATCATGTTGTTTCTGTTGAAAcgagaaaaaaagaagataggACACAAGCTGTTAAAGAAATGCCATTTGTGGAATTTGTTAAGTCCTACAATACATCTGGGATATATATGGTTAATCCAGTACCACCGTTTATAGGGTAATAAATGTATAAGGTtactttaattttgttataaaagatatattcatAGTGTGACATTCCACATCATATTGTTCCATACTTTGAAGGGTTCAAAACCAAAGCCATATGGTGAATTTGTTGCCATTTGAGACAAATACAGTATTGAGTAAAGTTTAGTTATACTGATAGACTAAGTTAGTATTATGGTCCCAGAGTAAAGGGACATGACAATTTTTGTAGTATTCAACAAAAACTTTATTCTTCTGTGTTCCTGAGTAACATTTTTGCttgtaatttttcattgtatAATTACTTAGATTAAGTTAAACAAATtgcttttacatttatatttgttttttgcacattttattgcttactagaacacacccgcgaatcgcgggcattcagagcgtagtttaaTGTATGTtaagtgttgtaggaagaattttgttaaatattgaatgactggagaatttcagcaaaagtataagtcataggttattggggacaggaaaatgccttttttttttttttatccctcctcctttatttccaacattcccattttttggtttttctatcaatttcaatatgaacatacatttagtatgttataacattcaagtaaggagcctggttgttgtttgtttatgtgttacatatttgtttttcgttcattttttagtacataaataaggctgctagttttctggtttgaattgttttacattgtcagttcggggccttttaaagctgagtatgcggtatgggctttgctcgttgttgaaggtcgtgcggtaacatataattgttaatatctgtgtcatattggtctcttgtggtcagttgtctcaacatggcaatcgtaccacatcttctttttttttgtaatcaatgaattttgtaaaagatttaatggctggagaagttcacatgaatatttttagcgcttatctgtatattatgaacattcattactatataaatatagtgtttttactttcaattctaagtttactaatcgatccatagtggtcattgataaactgagtatgcggtatgggctttgctcgttgttgaaggtcgtacggtaacctataattgttaatatctgtgtcatattggtctcttgtggagagttgtctcaatagggcaatcataccacctcttcttttttttgtaatcaatgaattttgtaaaagatttaatgacctggggagaatttcagaaaaggtatcaaaagttcacatgattattttagcgcttatctgtatattatgaacattcattactatataaatatagtgtatttactttcaattctaagtttactaatcgatccatagtggtcattgatatagtatacagaccctctctatttaataaactctatgactgccgtggatagtaaacttgaaaatgatatcagatagaattctgaaaatacactttattctttgtatatgtacgttcaaagtatacagaaaacgcaaaccggaagtctaatctgacttaaatttcgtcaaatgacgggacaatatcaggatgccttttttctcgtttttctccaaaaataactcaatctgaataatcttatgaatggatgacaaatggcactatgcactgtacctataggacacagaggcgtgttgatcaatcaattgtggaaagaagagaagcgacaccaaaaatgaggtcttctcgtttaatagtatagataacTCCTTCTATAGCCATGACAATTATGAAAAGGTAATGAATAAACATGGTAAAGGAGATgagccattttgtacatatagaCAAAGGAAAAACTTtgtgcaaagcattatttttgtttttgttacattgCATTTAGTAGATAAGGGAGATTTTGTGACAAATAAATGGTTATCTTTTTTAGTAGATAAGGGAGATTTTGTGACAAATAAATggttatcttttattttgaacTAGATTACTGCTTAAGCaacctttaaattaaaaaaaaataatgtgctgAGTCACCTAAGACATGTAAGCCGAGCTCACCCAAGAAGGTGTACTTGAATTGggtctttatttatatttgttttaaccaatatctaacatgtctaaattAATGAACTTGTTTTAACTAATTTTAACTAAGATAATtactagcactgcatgcaatagtCCTCTATCTATCAAGCACAGAATTGTCAAATATGAGAAATCAGGGGGAAAGGctgtttctataaaatttccatgTTTGACATTGAATCACACAAGGATACATAATGATAAATCCTTAAAGGTACATgttatttaaattatgaaaaaaaaatgaatatatatgattttaacaAAGAATGAACTcccattttaaataaatatgatagaaaaaaattctgatttcacatgtaaaattcatcaaaaaaattgtgtgaaaaaaaaagaagggatATGGTAGGAttgataatgagacaactatccacaaaagaccaaaatgacacaaacattaacaactataggtcaccgtacggccttcaacaattcaGATTACATTTTTTCTTGGAAGTTAAAAATAAAGGTCTGACAATAAAAAATACCTAATAACACCCTGTGAAAAGTACCTTTTCCAATCATATAATAATGATTAAGGATTAAAGAggaacaatcaaactcataaatcgaaaataaagtgacaaagccatggctaaaaatgaaaaagacaaacactagtactcatgacacaacatataaagctaaagaataagcaacacaaaccccactaaaaactaggggtagTCTCAGTTGCCCTGGAAGGgtaagggtaagcagatcctcagcatgctcaacatgtggcacctgtcgtgttgctcatgttacatgtataacaaattctgtaaatagtctaattcggtaggtctcatacatgaaaggaaaggggattgtagATATGACATACCGATAAATTGACaggttaaaaagaaaaagaaaaaaaaatgtcccttctttaattttcttttatatattgccTTGAAATGGAAAATATATTGAACATCAGAATAACAACATATAAGCAGCTCCCCACTTCCATCCACAGTTGTCctatgcatttttttctcagaaggaaaataaatattttctcaaaataaaagaatcaaTTTAATTTCTGGAAAACTTGTGACAGCctcaaacacatgaaatacCATAAAAACTAGAAATCCAGGCAAAAATGCATTACATGTTGTTCTTCATGATATGTTATATATTGTAAAGTATAGAAACTGTTTTAATTGCCAATTATTCTAAAAAGATTATCCCCTGCTGCCCTTGAATCCTAGCTAGAacacttatataaatatattataatgccCCACTTActatagtagaggggcattatgtgtTCTGTTCTGCACGTTCTTCCGTCTCtatgttcgtccgttcgtcccacttcaggttaaagtttttggtcaaggtagtttttgatgaagctgaagtccaatcaatttgaaactttatagtacacatgttccttatgacattatctttcttattttaaaaccaaattagacttttgaccccattttcatggtccactgaacatagaaattaaatGTGTGAGTTTAaggttcaagtttttggtcaaggtagtttttgatgaagttaaagtccaatcaacttgaaacttggtacacatgttccctattggttgatctttttacttttaatgccaaattagatttttatgccccacctacgataggagaggggcattatgttttctggtctgtgtgtctgtttgtccttccgtctgtctgtccgtccatctgtcctgcttcaggttaaagtttttggtcgcggtagtttttgatgaagttgaagtccaattgacttcaaactttgtacacatgttccctatgatatgatcttttaaactttaatgccaaattagagtttttacccccaatttcacggtctattgaacacagaaaatgatagtgcgagtggggcattcgtgtactggggacacattcttgtttacccaatttcacagtccattggacatggaaaatgataatgctagtggggcatccgtatactttggacacattcttgtttatccTCATCATTTACAGAAGGGGCTGAACAGATCTGATATATGGTTAACTGTTTTCATGTAAGTcattacattttatcaaaaatgtctTATCTTTAACATGCAGTTTTGACATATGATATCAAAATGTTGACTTTGTTGTTTCAGGGGTGATTTAGTTTTACCATGTCCTTTGCAGTGTAGGGATATAATAGATAAAGGATTGGTagaaaatgtaagtaaaaatgATTTCATATTAACACAAAAATATTCTATTGCTGTGAAAATGTGAACTTTTTCTTGCTATGAAGATCACCAATTTATTTTCTGTGCACTCTACTAGCCCTGATTCAAATCTTttgcaaatttcaaaataaacaagagGAAACAGTTTTGATGAAGAATTGACTATAAGAAACAAATCATAAAGACAGGGAAAAGAACAATACAGCAAAATTTAATTcacatttgttgaaaaaaaatagattttaatatattcatatgTGCAgtcaacattatataaatagtgataaacatgataaaggtaATTCttcaaaaaaagttatttaatttcttattgGTACTTAGTAAAATGGGGAGAGATCCGTTTGCAccaaaaatgcgtccttttgcgccacaacttttttctaaaatgctACGTTTGCGCCACATGTTTCAAAATTAGATAGGTATCATTTgcaccaaaaataaaacatacgattgccccagttaaaagaaaaattacttcCTTACTCCTTTATTCGGACTTGAACCAGCAGTGTAACACGGCACATGTTTCCTTTACTGaaacatatgtttttctttctgCTGCTACATGGGTACTTCCCAATttaatgtacattgtatgtaatAGCTTTTAACTTCTatttattgtccaaaaacacaaacattgaaGGATGAAATCCATAAAATAGTTAATAATAGTTCATAATGATAATAAAGCCCATACGCATGGTGGGAACAAAGCTCTGTGTCAATAACATATGTGGCTAAAACATAAAGAGCAAAAACTTCTATTTCTATATTGGCATATATCTTTGTTAAGCAAagcaataagttttattttctcTCTGTACATTGACTGTCTAATGCTGTTTAAGTCATTTAATTCTCTTCAGAAACTCGTCTTTATGGTGAAATATCTCCTAACATATGATACCTTTTGAGGCAAAAAtacgaatatatatatagtaattattaatatttatgatagatATGTGTACAGGTAAATTGGGGAAAATGAGTTCCGAATATTggcgcaattgatacattttgaaaataaaatttggagCAAATTAATGATACCcctgaaaaacagtaattggcgcaaaaggactGCTGCCGTAAAATGATACCAACTGATATTTTTAACATTCTTTACTTTTCAGATTATGTGGTTCAGTAGTGGTGGTACTAAATCTGTTGTTCACACTGATTCTGTAGACAATATAAATTGTTTGTACAGAGGACAGAAATCTTTTGTAATTGTGGATCCAACAAAATATGGTGACAAGGTAAATTAATCTACACAAACTATTGATAGGTGTCTGAAATTGTATCACTAAATTATAGGCGGAATGAGTGTAATACTTCATTCATTCTAGTACTACACATATGACTATTGACATACCACATCCATAGATGGATTGATGGCTgcttaacacatttattaaatgCATATTTCTGACCACAACAATATAGACATAAACCTTGCTTTGTACTAGACTGCTTGCTAAACTACTAATTCATTTGAAGAGTATTGAGTAACAGTCTGCATGTAATATGCAACTCAACACATTTGCTGCATGgcttataattttaaatctacTCCTTAACATCAGAAGATTCATATACAGATTTTAAAATCTTTGGTATCATCTGCTTGAGGTTCAAACCCATCACTCATTCaattatatattgaataattagtTGTATATTGGTTATTGAATTTACAAATGCATCGattattatttgaaatcaaGACAATTTATAAGTTAAAACTTGGGTAGTTATTGATAACATTCAAGTTGAGAttagtaaatttaaaatttgctttTACCTTGTATTCTTTTCTGTTCTTCCTTTGTTCAGTAAAATTTCATGTATGTTGCTCTGCTGTCTTCTATAAATTTGTCAGCTGCCAGAGTGAGTGTTGGcaatcaataaatattaaattatcaCATTATCCAATTAAAATATAACTGTTAAACAAACAAGGTATAAGGTTTTATGTCTGGCAGGTAGGACTTATTAGATTAATTAACAGGTAAACATCAAagagaaattttaattgatgtCCAGGGGTGCAGCAGATTGTAAAGGCTGTGTTAGTTGTTAAAAGATTACATAATCCTGATATAAATGCCAAACTTTTATCTTGGTTTGGTTAAATGACCAATCAATAGATAGGTGAATGATGCATGCACAGATGTTAAGAtgtagtccagtcaatctagcataaatctGACCCTAACCTTGAAGTAATTGTAACAgaatatttttcaagttttaatctttagcattataccccatatatacacagaaaaaagttccataaaatttaattcgagtaaaactaaaaaaaataacaaacaactcaaaaggtgttttcatatcttttatcaagctaCAACTTAGATTTTATAATTGagtagttgaccatttattagatttttcagcatgtcaaggtaaagaatctcaatttgaatgaaacttattaagcatgtattcttctttttgtggtttaaagtttctttaaacAAGGTAGatactaaacaaatataatttacagatataaacaataccaagtattcacattattttttcaaaatggtcacaaagccagaaatttgtaatttctttaatgaaaaatgtgcTAGAAAAATAAATACCCTTAACACtaatttttgtacatttcatgaagCATGAGCAGAAAATTATCTAATATAGTCAATTACAAACTTATAatcccatcaaagtatcatatttttcatgaattttagaaaacaaacaaaaaactgaccaaaaaaacAGGCTCAATTTTgcggagttatctccctttcaaatgttcatttccataggaaattgaaaatgcaaaatttgtGAGTTTTCCTTGAGTTTGATTTTGTGggactttttatgccccacctacgatagtagatgggcattatgttttccggtctgtgcgtccgttcgtccgtctgtccgttcgtctgtccgttcgtccgtctgtccgttcgttgtctgtcccgcttcaggttaaagtttttggtcaaggtagtttttgatgaagttgaagtttaatcaacttgaaacttagtacacattcTGCTTATGacattatctttctaattttaatgccaaattagattatttacccaatttcacggtccattgaacatggaaaatgatagtgcgagtggggcatctgtatACTTTGGACACCTTcttgtttctttatatatttggGCTTATTAAAGATTAGAACTAACACATTTTCTGTTGctattagtttgactggacAAATGTATCTATTTTAACTTattgtcatttaaatttatttttattcactttcaaatgagaaaaacaaagatGGCTTtatgataatataataaaaggggtaaaaatattactgtaataaacaaaatataaatcataaaaatgtatgGCAGTGATGTAAACAAGtgagaaatgtaaaaaattagCATCTTGcaatgtttaacaaaaaatcaattacaaagcttttatattgattagcaagtgacatgtatatatatatttgcgcCAGCTGCATGTATTAGGAGTTACTTGCATGTTAcatacaataatacataaacacaaaatatgtgACAGAATAGCAGAAGTTGttgtaatgataaataaacactattttaacattttggttCTAAGCTTTAAAAGATCTAAATATAGATTTACCTAAATTACACATCTCTTTTACATAGTGTACTAATTAGTTAGTGCATCAATGTAAGTaagtaagaatatttttattagaCTAGTGCATGGTATGTACAAATAAACACAGTAAGCATGAGCTCTGAGGAGCTATCAACTGACTTGACAAAGTATAAGCACATTTGAAAGAATACACATATAAATTCACAATAATATAGTTGAGTATAGCATGTTCAAAAAACCTTGAAAATGGACATTTGAGTATGAAATAAATCTCATCCTCTATATCACTTTGACAAAATGTACATATTCTAATATTTcttgttatattataaaatcTTCCATTTTACATGGTCGAAAAGTGAGGACAGATTTTCTTTAAGGACCAGCATGAAAAAAAGATTCTGAAAACTCTGCAACTTATACCTTTTTGATAAATAGAAATTACATAATCAAGTTGACAGAACCAGTAAGCCAACAGTAAAACACATAcacaattatgttttatatttctagGTTGATATAGACCACCCTGAAGGTGCATACTCAGCAGTAGACGTGGATAGGTATgtttcaaaaaacaacaaaaaacaaacttatcaACTATAccagatttatgattttatgcATCAGACACACATTTagtctacaaaatactcatcagtaacgatcgaaacaaaaaagatataaacaaataaaggaggaagttgaagagcataaaaAATATACTGTGTACAGAAATTGTCCTTTTCACTGCTTTGGGATACCCACCAACACTGCAAACAGGAatgttttacactgttttatagttttatcaaaaatatttagatgtagaaacaaaataatgtgaCAATTTATATTTCAGTCAGAGCTCACAATAGACTTTTGATTCTAAAGGTCTGAatctgaatttaaagaaaatgtttagTTAGATTATATTGTGGAGATAATTATTACAGACCTGACAGAGCTTTTCCCAGCATTGACTGGTTGGCCTGTGGTTGAGTGTGAAGGATGCTATTTGCATTTCCCTACTCTTCACATCGGTTCTAGTTTTTCAATAAAGCAGAAAAAATTGTTTGTCTTTGCAGTGTGGATTATACAAAATATCCAGGATTATCTGAAGTAGAGTTTTACCATACCAACCTCACTGCAGGAGATTGTCTTTACATTCCATATAAATGGTGAGTATTCTAGTGGGGACTCTTACTGATAAAGGAGGCAACCAcaaattcatggtcccattgtttctatgttaaatttcTCAATTTCAAGCTGTCGTAAATAGGCCTCTTTGACTTAagtttaaatactttaaaagtattaaaaacacACTCTGTGCTAACACTGATAAGTGTTGTATAGGTAAATCAGACAATgctttaacaaatatatatgttagatgttattatgattatatcaattttatttccaaaGCAAGCATAAAATATATAGTTagctatgtatttttttttatggtttatgttgtttgaattgtatttccaggatttatatataaaacagtgTAATAGAAGAATTGTAATCATCAATTTTCGATTTTGTGTTTAATTGATTACAAATTGCTTTATACTTGCAGGATTCATCAAGTACGGTCTTACGATAGTAATTTGGCAGTAAATATATGGTGGgaccattttaaaaataatgatgtGAATTGGAATGACTGCAATGCTAAGTGTGATCCTAAACTCACCTTtaccaaaattaaatttcatggttttgatgGACAGATGGATAACATACAGCAAATCAAGTTagtaatgaattaaaaaaaagatttaagcCATACATCAATAAgacctatatctatttattcacccaaaaaaacagcattttatttttaaagaaacagcATGAGTCTATATCTAATATCATCTGAATGAAGTACAATCTTCTGCTATGTCTGTGTTGGCGATAATTACATCAGGCAATGAAATCTTAGCCTTCCAAGTTATTGTAGGTGTTtaggaaaaaagtaaaatcacaaaaatacttaacgctgaagaaaattcaaaaaggaaagtccctttaatatcaaatggcaaatcaaaagctcaaacactccaaacaaatggataacaactgtcacattcctgacttgggtcagacattttttatgtagaaaatggtggattgaacctggttttatagctagctaaaccaaAAGACAGAACCAGAGAACCCTGAAAGATACCCAAAACATAACGTAGAAAGCAGCAATGTCTGATCCTTGTTAGGAAGCCAGGGCACATGTTTTCAAATCTGTTTCTGTCTATGCATATCACAAGCAAATGCTAGAAAGGCACTATATGCTTAGGTTGTTAAACAATATCAAAGATTGTGTTTTGATTCAATTCATTATGCAATATGTCAAAGATTTTGTTGTTGAAGTTAGTGATGTAACCATGTACACTACTCAAGACAACTTCAAATTCCGCATGATTCTTAAAACTATCATGaatatgttaatttatttacattttttatttttcagagaCCATTTTCaagatatattaaaatttcCTAAAGAGATGGATGCAAACAAGtttttaaaagcaatattaGGTGTAAGTATTATTTACTACAGGTGAATATATAATTAGGAGATATGAGTTACATAAGAAatgaacaaattttacaaagttTTCTGCTCTCTGGTCAGGTTCCCATTCTCCATTTTAAAGTACACAGGATATCAAAActgtaataaaaatgttaaaatagtaaacatgatctacaaataagtcaccaAAATAGTGGATTGACTCTTTAGAGGAGTTATtatctttgaataaaaatataatattttcttgaaaaatgtAATGGAAtgagtaaaattaaaatgatcagCAAGATGAAATCAAcagttactgtggattcattaatactTGTATttgttggatatcaattttttgaagatttcgTTCGTACACATTAactacaaaattaaatgtttaatgaattGTAAATGTTCCGTTGGCTAGTTttcagactttggc includes these proteins:
- the LOC134688351 gene encoding tRNA wybutosine-synthesizing protein 5-like, which produces MFVSLSVCFVLHLSFVLSDDITTREGHGKPFGYRKPFQYIEEIDNFPDPKTFNEIYIIPYKPVKMKNVAKISPAFTKWTDDYFISLKEPSDHVVSVETRKKEDRTQAVKEMPFVEFVKSYNTSGIYMVNPVPPFIGGDLVLPCPLQCRDIIDKGLVENIMWFSSGGTKSVVHTDSVDNINCLYRGQKSFVIVDPTKYGDKVDIDHPEGAYSAVDVDSVDYTKYPGLSEVEFYHTNLTAGDCLYIPYKWIHQVRSYDSNLAVNIWWDHFKNNDVNWNDCNAKCDPKLTFTKIKFHGFDGQMDNIQQIKDHFQDILKFPKEMDANKFLKAILGNDVPFLKETGRYDDARSVILELFTIMDLDKDSVLSIDEVKLAPDEVWTEGRELMIELGHILDGDQPDTDEDQHDEL